The genomic region TTTCTTAGAAAAACAACATCAACTTTCTTCattgagatgtttggccatagACCATGTTCCAGAAATGGCTAGAGGTGGTAATAGAGGTAAACTCTTGCTACAGCGAGAGACATTCTGGACATTGGAACTTAACACATTATCCCCTAAAGGCCTTAACGAAAAATTTTCTTTTAGCTCGTTTCTGTAAATATTGCCTTCTTGTTACTATAGGTGATCATTAAGATATAGAGTAAtggtattatatatatcattatgtTAGATGTCATTACCTTTTGTCTCTCCTCTATACTGTTTCTTTTAATTATACCTTGTCATGCTGATAGTATGTACAAAGTTATCATTGGACACTAACCTACTCTATCTATAAATAGCATTAACATGGCTGTAAGAAATATAAACTAAAAATTAACTTTTCTTAATACAGTGAGATAGACTATTATAATTTATCACTTTAGATGTGGAGTATATATTCTACTCTACGATGAATTATTAGgcactatcactttaaatgtGGAGTATACATTATACTCTACCATAtaccacatatatatttatagatataatacacacatacattacattattaGATAGAACTTTGATTTaattaataacacatatatatacagatatagagCTTCACTTAATAGGagtacagtgtatataataattatagaatataacactttgttaaattgttattttatttgagtTTCTTTTTCTGTTCCATGTATGCACTCTGTTGCCCCTATGCACGACGATCTCGGCAATTAAAAACTTAAAACATATCCTCAATCCGGTCTTAGGGTGCATCCTCCACTGAAAGAAGGAGTAATTCTCCCTCCCGGCAGGCGGAAACACAATGTTGCACTGGATCGTAGAGTTTACTACGGTCACCATGGCAACGTGACGCAGCCGGGTCACGTGGAGGACCCCAGCTGACCCGGAACGAGGAAGTGATTTCTAAAAcggcgcgcatgcgcaatagagcCGACTAGACGCCGTGCATTGGAGACAACAAGCAACAGCTGTATTTTGGTAAGTGTTTAATGATTTCTAGTCCTATATAAGCCTGTCATTTTATGATATGATttttatatgtcctgatgaaagctccaagcaggagctgaaacgttgaccctctGGATTGACTTACAATAAACAACGAACTtctggaagacctagagtgccggtattatttttttatcttatatatatatatatatatatatatatataattttattcttaaCGAATATTTATTTGATATACTAAATGCTTCTATTATGTTTGTTTTTACTAATCATAAGTTAGGGGATcttcctgacaacccaggcagtccccttgTAGGCAATGATGTAATCTGCAGATCTGAATCAAGTATTCGCGTTATCTTCGTGTCGCATGAAGCAGATGGGCAAGATTTGCTGCAGAGGAACTTCATTGGTTTTCAGGCAGCTTCCCACGGTTAGTTCTGGCAAGAAAGTTAAGTATGCCAACGTGTGACAGATAACATGAAATACATTCAAGGCAAATCtatgacaaaaaatatattaaactctAGAAGTCAAAATTTGATCAAAGTTAACATTAATCATTGGTTATCTGcagcaataataaataacaaaactaaGCCACATTGCTTATGGAGAACCTGAACTACACAGTTTCAAGTGTGAAGATCTATGGGTGATAAAGTAATAAAAgtggtaatcttttttttttctctatcaaTCTCAATCTTCGTGTTATTAACATCACGTAAAAATTGATAAAATTTTAGTTTTAGATCACTAATTGGTTAAAGTTATCTGTTTGTGATAGGTATAGTTTTTAAGGGTGGAGAATATAATCTCCACTAacactgtgtttattattttggATTTATACTAACGAGTGGCATAGTTATGCTGAGGGAATCTTCCTCCTTTGATATAATACTCTCCTACTAAGGCAAATTATATACTATATCACTTAATAATCCTCTATTTATTAGAGATGGAGAAAAAACTGTACTCTCTGCTTGGCAACATgagagaggggtaagagagataGATGGGAAAATTCAAGAGTGTAAGGGAAGTAatatgtttcccccccccccccctttttcatctCCTCCTTCTCTTGTTGCCTCGCTGTTTCAAAACCCTCCGTAAATTTTACGACCCTCCCTTTGGGAATTTGTGCGATTCCCagttcttgggaaaaaaaaacattttctccaGGATATTTTTTCATTATGATTGTTTATATGTGGTAttttgttgtgtgttttgttttcaatTGGTCTTACATGAGGAGATTATTGTCAAAGAGCCCTATAAAGGTCAGAATAGGTTTAAACAGATCAACTTATGGTCAGAGTGATTTCGATTAATGCCCAAGGCCTTAATTCTCCCATAAAAAGAGGTTATTTGTATAACACTCTTATTACTCAGAGAATACAAATCGGTTTTgttcaagaaacccattggatGGGGGAGGTTAAAAAACTGTGGTCTTATAAGAAATGTCCAACTATTTACTCTGCTACCTTACAAGGGAAAAAAATGTGGGGTTTCTATAATCTTTTCTACTGAAGTTTCCTTTGAATGCTATTATAGCCATTCTGATCCggaagggagatttattattttGGTCGGTCAATTAAATGGGTTAGATTACACACTAGTTAATGTGTACTTACCCAATAAAGATCTGATCAAAACCCTGAGTAAAATTTTGAGGTTGCTGGAACAAGTTAAAAAAGGCCGAATTTTGATTGCTGGTGACTTTAACTGTATTTGTGACACCTTATTGGATAAACAATTATCTAAGAATCAGCAGATAGATAAATCCCTGAAACGGCAGGCAGCATTACTTAGTAGGACAATAAAGAAAGCGGAGCTATTTGATTGTTGGAGACTTTTCCATCCTAATGAAAAGAACTATACGCATAGATCTATCCCCCATTGTTCAGCAGCTAGGATAGACCTGATTTTAGGTCATTTGGACCTAGTCAAGGCgatctctacaatttctattgtGGAAAATACTTGGTCTGATCATGATATGATAATTGCTGAGCTGGTGATGACCAATATTAGATCTCCTCCGATATGGAGACTTGCGGACCACTTATTGAAAAACAAAGCTAATATCGACTATATAGATAATTTAATTgatctatttattaaagaaaactcATCTGATGAGATTTCTAAAGAATGTCTttggtgttcttgcaaagcagtcATTAGAGGATATTGGATCAAACTAGCAAGTCAGCAGAGAAAGAACTTAAATAATACTCTGTCCGACCTTTATATTGAATTTTACAATCTTTCTAAAGCCAACAAACAATCCTATTCTGACCAGAGAGCTCTTTCTATTACTCGCTGTCAAGAAAAAATTAATGCTCATATTAAGATTAGGATAGAGAGCAACATTAACAAGCTCAATATTAAATACTATTATAAGAACAACAGAGTGGATTCTATTCTTtctaataagttaaaaaaaagagtGGCTGATCAAAAGATCTCTAAATTGGTAGATGGAAACAAGTGTATTTACAAGCCAGATGACATTGCTGAAAAATTTAGATCTTTCTATGTGAGCCTATATAATTTGAATACATCTCCTGACATAGCTAAGATGGAGATCTATCTGAAAAATTCTAAGCTACCGGAATTGTCTAACGATCAGAAGGCCatgctaaataaaataatttcacaGAGCGAAGTAGAAGCAGCAATAAATAACCTTGCAAACAATAAAgctccgggcccggatggctttacGAACCTTTTTTTTAAGATCTTTAGAAAACAATTAATTCCGCTCCTAACTGATACCTTTAACGAAATGGCGTTCAAAGGCTCGGTATCTCCTGAGCTACTAAGGGCACATATCACTCCTATTTTGAAACAGGGAAAATCGCCCTCTGATGTGACCAATTATCGCCCTATTTCTTTAGTCAATGTTGACGCCAAACTTTATGCTGCAATATTGGCCGAACGGCTGAAAAAAGTCCTACCATCTCTGATCCATGATGATCAGATAGGGTTTATAACGGGACGTTATTCTTCTAATAATACTCGTAGGGTGTTCAATCTATTGGATTGGGCCAGACAGGAAGGaactcccctcctgaccctgtcggtagatgctgagaaagcctttgacagggtcgggtgggaatTTATGAAGAGAACTCTTTCTCAGTTTGGCTTCGAAGGGTGGTTTTTGACCGCTGTAGGTTCTTTATATTCGAACCCTACTGCCCGAATTGTAGCCCGTGACTTATGTTCAGAGTAGTTCTGTATCTCTAATGGGacaaggcagggctgccctctctcccccttacTTTATGTCTTATCTATAGAACCACTGGCGAACAATATTAGACGCAACTCAGGGATTAAGGGTATGGGAGCTCAGGAGGATGTGTGGAAGCTGTGTTTATACGCGGATGATATTCTAATTTCTATTACTGATCCCCTCAGCTCTCTCCCGTATCTAATGCAAGAATTTGATCATTATAGCAGTATATCTAATTATAGTTTAAATCTGAATAAAACAGTAGCTCTAGCTGTTAATATCAAAAAAGAAAACCTAGCGCTTTTAAAAAGCGCTTTTGATTTCAAATGGACGAACAAAGAGATCAATTATTTGGGGTTGACTATTCCCGCGGATATATCGAGGGCTATGGAAATACATTTTTGGAAATTACTAAAAGAGACCAACGCCTTACTGAAAGACTGGAGAGTTCACGAGATCTCCTGGTGGGGAAGAATAAATACTATCAAAGCCTATATAATTCACAAATGGGCATATCTTTTTAGAATGCTTCCCTTCTCGATTTCTCGTTTTTGGCTGAATATGGTCCAGAGTAGTATTACATCATATATATGGAAAGGGAAACGTCCTAGAATCAATACATATACCTTATCTAAGAAGACCCAACAGGGTGGATTAGGATACCCCCTGATTACGCAAATATATCAGGCTAATATGTTGGTCCATGCTTCCCAATTACAAATAAGTGACTCTAGAAATTAAGCCTGGTATAAAATTGAATCAGCCAGAATTGGTCTGGATAATCTGGAGCTCCTTTTGTGGAGGGAAGTAAGCCAGAATAGAGATCTGCAAGACATCTCAGTTCTCCCCGTTTTGTCCCTATCCCAAACACTTAAAGAATggtcatatttaaaaaatatcttgAAAATTAAGAAAACACTTTGTGAGAATCTTACTATACGATCTTTAGAACAGTTTATGTTAGAGATAAACTTAAGGCACTGGTATAAAAACTGTTCCTATAAGATAAAAGATCTCTTTGTAGGTCAGCATATGAAAAGTTATGAAACTTTTAGGACGGAGTTAGACTTACCCTCTAAGGAGATATTTAACTATCTACGTCTTAAGAGTTTTCTTAAAGACCATATTATCTCTTTGGCTGTTGATAGGGGCAATCTGTTCAGGAAGATTTTTTCTGGTTTAGATGTAAAGAAGGTATTCTATCTCTTGCGATAGATTTGATAAAACTTACGGGGGTCCCGGATATACCTAATGCTCTAACTAAAGGGGAAGAAGACTTGGGTATCTCCATTCCTCACAATAATTGGTGTAAAGCATTTGTGCTGACAAGGAAACATATACACAATCTGAATATTCTTGAGACCTTCACAAAAAATTTGTTTAGATGGTATTTGGTTCCTGTAAGACTTTCTAAAATATCCATATCTAATCCCCCAAACTGTTGGCGATGCTTCCACCCTGAAGGGACttactccatatttggtggacttgTCCCAGAATTAAACCTCTTTGGATTATCATATTTGACCTCATTTTTAGAATTGGAGGTATACGCCCTGAGTTTAAAGCGGATTTTGCACTACTCCACCTTTTTGGCTTAGAAATACATGGTAATCTGGAATTGATTTTGGTTCATTGTTTAATGGCAACTAAAATTCTGATTGCTAGATTTTGGAAAAAAGGCCAACTTAAAGATCAACTATTATACCAACTTGAGATGGAGAAGGGTTTACTCTTAAGTAATAACCTCTCTAATGAGGGACTTTGTCAGTTCTATTCTAAATTTATTGTAGATATTACAGACTGGTAATGGGACGGAATTCGGGTACTAGGCATATCAATTTCTGCATAGTTGGTATGAAAGCAAGATTAGGACAGTTTCACATAATCTCTCTGACCTTTTAGTAGATATTACAACAACTTTGTTTTTGGGCAATTtgacttttttcttttgtgtgttttttctctcCTATGTAAGACCAATTGGATGTGTGTCTTGATTGTTAGTCATGGCCCATCTCTATCTTTTTGTGTAGATGAGGCCGTGGCAATTTTCAGCTATTATTGAATTTAATAAggcaatttatattttatgtctaagaaaaaaaaaaaagtgttaatcttCATTATCTCTCATGGTTCCCTAATGTTGGTTTTTCTCTACTGAGATTTGTAGACAGACAATGGAGCTCTCAGTTATGGTGTTCGTCTTGTTCAGGTGTTGTGTGACTCTTTATTACAAATTTTTAATATCTTGAGTAGGACATTGCTAATGTTGTATCACCAGCTCAAGTTGTGTACAGAAATTTGATGTTGTGGCAGTAATAATCCACCATTAGACAAATAAACATTAAATTACTAGCAATGTATAAGTTCAAGTGCTGTTTATTTAATCTCTCATTTATTTCAATCATCACTGCCCTTGCCGTGCAGACATGTATTATCAGACAATCTTGTAAAAATCTCTCTCTCTTCCATCAATCTTTAAAACCCTGAAGAGCAATAGATAGATCATGACCACCATTACAGCTCCTCCCAGGAATCCAATAATAACACCATATAACATGTACCAGCACCACTCGGTAAGCGCTCGCTGGTAAGGTGGGCGTGGCTTTCTTTCAATAATGAGATCCCAATCCATATCCTCAAAGTTGAAAACTGTAGAAAagaaacattataaaaaaattacaggACAGCGTGTCATAAGCACAACATTATTAAACTCTATGAGTAAAATATACAGATAAAACATCAGCTGTGTGACAGAGATAGAccgatatatattttattaattattaatattgtcTTTGAAGTTCTATAAAAGCCCTGGCTCCAGTGCCAAGCAGAGTTAACCAGTAGTAACCTTCACACCAAAGAGTATAGTAGGTTTGCATTCTGGCAGTAAGAAAGCGTGGAGCTGGGCAGAGAAAGTGACTGTCTCAGTAACCACGGCTATCCCTCCCTCTCAGCCATACACCAGAAATAGCAATATAAAGTGCTAAAATACAGCTTTGGGGCTTTTCAGCAACCCACTCAAGTCTGGGTCGTCCCCTCTCGCTTAGCAAGGTCTCTGTTATTTGTTTACCATTTTGGTTTTAATTAATCTGTGAGTCTCCGCagcaaaaaaaatccttaaatctCTAAATGTTTAATTATGTTGGGCACTCACCATCTCTCTGCCTGGCATCGATTTCAGAAAATTCTTCATTCGGAAGAAGCAGAGATGAATCCAGCATTTTTTGCTTATATTCATCAGCGTTCTTCTCAATCTCCAGAATTTTGTCCTGATTGAGATTTCTTCCAAGTTCTATTATACATATGAACACGTTACGGCATGTATCGACATGATAAGACATTTCATTTCTCATGATCTCAGTAAAGTTCAAATTCTATCCTGGTGTATTAGTGGAAAATCCAACTCTCTATGGATACTTTCACAGTGCTATGCTATACATGCATATGGTTTATAGAGAATGAATGGgattaatttttacatttatgaAAAACTACCTTATGAAATTTATAAACTCTGTAGTCTGAAGCATTTCATTTCAATATGTTTAATCAAAATAAGTTCACGAAGATAAAATGTGTCAGGATTggcagggacactttaatttcttGAAATAAGAGGatgtatacagagatactgaagCACTGTGACCTCTAACCGCTTTAACATCACAACATCTGTGATTAATACCATTTTctacaaaattacaaaatttaTATTTACCTTTAGAAACATCAGGTCGTCCCACTTGATATAAAATAGTAGAGATCCGGTCCCAATAGACTGATTCCCCTTTTTCATCAAACCATTTCTGTAATGTTGCCAAACATTGCTCCTTGGTCACTGTGTGTAGAAAGAAGAGATACAATCAGGATTAGCTCCCAGGATTTTGCTGGTAATTCCATGAGTGGTGCTCCGTGGACATGTAAAATAATTATCTTGATATAAACAAGCCTGCCACACATTTTCATTGGAATGCTAACAGTGATCAGTAAAATTAGCTGTAAAGTGGGTGAACAGTCAACTGCAATGTAAAAACATGGCTGGCATTAGCACCAGCTTCAGAATTTGGTATGGGCACCCACATTTTCcttgacattttttttacacattaattATAAATCTCTAAATGAAACGAAAATCTAAAATCTGAATTGTAATATAGTTTTGTATTTATGTATGGTAAGAATGGAAATAATTTTGATGGaagtttattataaaaataatttaaagtatCTCATTATCTCACCCTAGTCTGAAGGAGTATTTCTGTAATGGTACATATGAAATGATCAGagaactgcaataaatgtgtatatCGTTATAGATTTGCTGCTGTACAGTACAGAGTAGCGTTATATAAAAACCATTTCTAGTAAAAAGAGATCCTGCACAAATTTTGTCAgaacaaaaacaataacaaagtGTGCTGATAATACATGTGTGAATATTAATAGAATTtgtaatacaaaataattatacattatctttcCTGATTTATTATACTTTAAAATACCCTATTTCATTAACTCTGCCCTCCAGTTACAACATTAACACATGATATAATAATTGCACAGTGAATCTACCAATCTCTCTGCGCCTGCGTCGTTTTGGAGACAGGTTTGAGACTTTCTTAACCAGATCGTCTTCAGGTCTATTGATTCTGCTGATGAAATCTTGGCATTCCTCAGGGCTAAGGAGTTCAGCTATCCTTATCACCATGTGAGGGCCAATGTCATCGGCAgctgaaaaggaaataaaatccTGTTAATTAAACAGAGTCACAAATTAATGCATCCGAGGTTACCAAGTACTTGGTGTATACGAGTTCAGCCTTTTGTCAAGAATAAATAAAATTTCAGCAAAAAGTAACATTTGTGTCAATGTTACTTTTAGAACAAACAGTCACGGATGGTGACATTAAAATTCCCTCAAAACTTTCTCAGTTTTTCGCTGCAATGGGAAATCAAGCCCTGAATACATTGGTCAAGACATTTAGATGTTGTAATAGTAATATTATAGTCATTATTGATCAAATATTTAACTCCTGGAAGTTCAATGTAATACGTATGCTATATAATGGAATTACTAAAGATTTGCCATTTATACCCAATATGTCTGCTCTTTTGATACAGCTTAGATATAACACTATCCAGAAAGGATGCATTGATTATTACCTGTATCTTCACATACAACACAATTCCATAAAGGAAACAGCGCTACCAATACAATGTACAAATCCATGTCTGAAGCTATTGAAACAATAACTGCTTTACTAGTGAGTTTAACCTCTAATGACAATCAAGGTGCATATCTCTAGTGTGACTTGACAAGCTAACTATGACATCATGGTTACTTCTTTACTGGTGATGTCAATGTCTATATCTCTAGTGTaacacaacttttttttatattaaactgaAAGTTGCATGCACAGATTTAAAGTGTGATTAATGTAAAGATTACTTCAATGTGCAGCACTATGCCAATTAATGCtctgtaataaataataaattataacaattactttcatatacactcacaaaataaagtgcaattaCAAGTACAACATTATAACTACCTATTATGAACAGCAAACAACAAATATGTGGCATGAATCAAACCAATATGAAATATACTGTGCTAAAAAACTTATTCAATAATACTTATGCCATCAACATACACTTTTTGGCTCAAAAATCATTAAATGAAATAGTTTAAACAAACCTAAATATGAATAATTTGTAAATAGCACAGATCATTAAAATGTAATTgtaataatatgttaaaaaaaaaacacccttggGGTCTAGAGCAGGCttacccaaactctggccctccagatgttgctgaactacaactcccatgaatttcaaatttcatttATAgatttatgggagttgtagttcagcaacatatggaaggccggagtttggggaagcctgctctagagcATTGTTTTCCAATGTAGGGGAGCCTTGGGCAGAAGAGGAGCAGAGGGAGCCTAGGCTAGTGAAAGAGCAGGGatggctggggcagaggagaaggaggaagagTCTGGGGGAGAGGAGTAgcggggagagcctggggcagatgtGAAGCAGGGGATCCTAGGTTGGACAGTGCAgtcaaaaattacattttaaataacagtAACTATTTAACAACAACTATATTCATTACAACCAGTTTGCTAATATGAGTCGTGCAATTTAAGGAAAAGGGCTGCCAAGGGGTACACAAgtgaaaaaggttgggaaccactgcccaaCAGGAATCTCATTCACAAGGAAAGTGTGGTATTCGGTGCCACGCAACACTATAGAGCACTGGGGCGATCAGGTCCCTAGAGTGCGCTAAATCCCAAGTTCCGCTACATTTATctaaatcagagtttgcaggaatctatgatctgcaaactttctttgtcttagggatgagcataaccacttagcaaagctagtgggtatgcggcagcctcccggagtcaaatgccagagctgaaaacgctcgcgctgtgcatctgcacagcaacagcatttcagccaatcaggtatcaggagagccgtgctgagagCGAGAATCCTGATtgcctcagatttttaaaattgggaaactgcggatggttagcaCGAAGTACTAAGGATAAATATTGCCTAAAGTGTATAGGAATATAATTAAAcatctaaacacaaaataaaacaattcaagtAGCCAATAGTACAGAGGAACAATAATGTTTAATAAGTCATGAAGACATATAAGATAGACTTTAAACTTCGTATAAAACAAACAGCGGAATGAAAACAAGGCAACAATCTATAGCAAAGGAAAGTATCAAATGAACACTGGAACCATTCATCATAAATTGCAACCAATTACGTTCAATAAAGAGAAAAGACATGTAAAAAAGTCCCAGCAAACAGAATCTTTATGCAGGGAGTCCATGAGAATATCATACTGGTTTGTTGGTCTTGTCTTGGAGTACAGCTAttgtctgtaaaaaacaaaacagagaacagtTATCAATAGGCTGAATAAGCACAagataaccttatgttttagaaaaacaaactaccaccagcaggcaaaactTAACTTAAAAGGGTGGGACGAgcgctattgctaggtggttatgctcatccctaagacaaagtggtcccaaaacagaaccctgatggACACCACTTACCGGTGGTTCCCTTGCTTGTTACTGTTTTGTTTTGGTGACACTCTTGTTTGGGATAAGCACCTGAGCCTGCGAAATACTCTTTTTGATATCTTTTCACTTTTGTGCATttccttcatacacacactctgcagtggGGATGAGAGAacactttgtattttattgattcATGACCTAGCAACCACATATGCCGCATCAGATTGTCATACGTCATCATCATActtctgtataatatatatataggggtcCAGTCTTTAAACTGTGCAGCCCAAAGTCAGGGTGCCCTGTTGTGTACAGGGGGAGAGTATGCAGGCTTACCACACCAAGCCCTGGCTCTCCCATAGAACTATAGGAGGATCTAAAGGAGGTCCCAGGCACAAAGCACGGGCTTTCGGGGTTCAGAGTTGGAGAACTGAGTGACACCGGAGGGGTTCCAACATTGTGGGGTGCCATAGGAGTAAAGGGAGGC from Pelobates fuscus isolate aPelFus1 chromosome 1, aPelFus1.pri, whole genome shotgun sequence harbors:
- the LOC134603147 gene encoding transmembrane and death domain protein 1-like, whose product is MDLYIVLVALFPLWNCVVCEDTAADDIGPHMVIRIAELLSPEECQDFISRINRPEDDLVKKVSNLSPKRRRRREIVTKEQCLATLQKWFDEKGESVYWDRISTILYQVGRPDVSKELGRNLNQDKILEIEKNADEYKQKMLDSSLLLPNEEFSEIDARQRDVFNFEDMDWDLIIERKPRPPYQRALTEWCWYMLYGVIIGFLGGAVMVVMIYLLLFRVLKIDGRERDFYKIV